The stretch of DNA GACGGCTTAGATGCCAATGGTTCGATTGTGATGAACGGTGGTTTGGTGTTGGTTCATGGCCCAACCGAGCAAATGAACGGCGCATTGGATTATGATGGTGGTTTCGCGTTGAATGGTGGGATTTTAGTTGCTAGTGGCAGTGCGGGCATGGCCCAAGCACCCGACACCAGCTCAAGCCAAGCCTCAGTGCTGATCAACTACAGCTCAGCCCAAGCTGCTGGCAACTTGGTACAAATTCTTGATCAATCAGGCAAGGCGATTATGAGCTTTACGCCCAGCAAACAATACCAAACTTTGGTCTTCTCATCGCCAGAGCTGCAACAAGGCGCAAGCTACACGATCAATAGCGGTGGTTCACTGCAAACGAACTCAGCCAGCGGCTTCTCGTCGGAAACAGCCAATGCAGGCGGCACAGCTTACGCCAGCTTCAGCGTCAGCGATATCGTGACCCAAGTTGGCCAGCGCATGGGACGACAACGCTAAAAGATAAAGTCAAAAGGCCGAAGGCAAAAATCAAAATAGTTATCAAGCGTAAAATTTAACGCAGCAGCGCAGAGCAAGCATATTCTTTGCACCGCTGCGTTAAACATACGAGTTAGTTGTTGAGGATCACGCTAGTAATTCAGCAGCATAATCAAATACATCTGTGCTCATCTGTGGCAAAAAACTTAACCTTCGTGTCCTTCGTGGTTTAAATCTGACCACACCAAAACTTCAAGCCAACATAGCTTTTATCCAAACGTTTTATTGCAATCGGGCTACTTGCTGCTCAACCCATGGCACGCTATCGAGCAAGGCCATGCCAAGCCATGGCTGGGTTGAATCAAGCGGCAAGACGATTGTGCGTAGATCCCATAGATCAGCAGTAGTAGCACAATTACGCCATTCGGCTCGAATAATCTGAATACTTTCGGCAATTTGCTGGCGCTCAACATAGTAGTTAATGATTTGGTGCAAGAACTTAATCCGTTTCGTCAGCCTAGTAAACCCATGCGAGATCTGATATGCAGCAACGACAGCATCGGTTTGCAGCAATGCTGGAATCAGATAATCCAAGGCAGCATCTCTTTCTTCTGATACTTCATCATTGGCAATCAGCGTTTGAGCAAAAGCCAAATCGCCTCGTTGCGCATAGGTCAAAGCAATAGCATCAAGACTTAAGCGATTAGGCGAAAGCTGGCTTATTTCAGCAATAATCATTTCTAGCATCGCTCGATCATCAACCTTAGCAAAGCCATTGGCGACGATTCTTAGGGCTTGGGCACGCTGGAACGGCTCTGAAATAGCCATAGCAAACTGATAGGCTTTGCCCAAAAAATCTAGATGCCCACGCACCCCATAGGACGTACAGCTATTGGCTAATACAGTAAATAGCTTATTTGCATAACTACTTGGTGCAATACCATCGGCTAAACCAAGCATATCAGCCAAAAATACCTCAGTATCTGAATCGGTAGCATGCTGAAGATATTCCATCGCAACATAATGATAGGCAGTAACGTTTGGGGGAGATTGGGCAATGGAATGGGCATACGCTAACCAATCGGCAAAATCTGGGTAGTTGGCTTGTTGGATATAGGCTCGAGCAATTTGACAAAGCACTTGCACATACCGATATACGGGCAAATCTGGATGCCGCATAGTACGGATGGAATCCAATAGGCTGGGAAGATACTGATTGGAACCATAGCTAATCTGGGCAATCGCCAAATCTTTTAGATATTCAAGCACGCTAGCTGGATCGGTGATGATCCTCAATACCTCAATTATTTCAACATAACACCCTTCTGCAAGCATAGCTAAGCCATACTCATGCGCTTTGATTATAATCTCGTACAAATTCCATGCATACGCCTCAGGTCGGGAGCGGCTCAAGTTAAGCGTCGCATAGGCTTGCTCAATCTGACCATTTTCAGCGTAGGAGCGACTTATTTTTTCAAGGCTATAGTTCTTCAATTCGAGAATAGTGATTGATTGAGCAAACTTGAGGGCATCAGCCAACATAGCATAGGCAACATAGCTCTTAATTAATATAGGAATGGCAATTTCTTGATCTATTTCAGTTTGGAGCAATGGTACGAGTTGGCTCGCCTCAGCGATCATAAGCTGACCTTGGGCTTGAAATTCACTCGCCAAAACGGTATCCGCAAGCTCACATAGAACCCTGATTCGAGAGCGAGGGTTTTCAATCTTTCGCACATGGGTTAATGCTTCAAGCACATAGGTTTGAGCTTGTGAATGATTTTGTTGCTCAATTGCTTGCCTTAAGAGCATTTGTAACAGTTGGACTGCTAGCTGCGGCTCAGTACTAGCATCAACCATCTGACGAACAAGGTTAATCTCACCATGATTAAAGTAGATCGTAGCTTTCTCGAACAACAATGAATATTCAAAGGTTGCTCGCTGACCAATTAATAAGGCGGTTTGAACAACCCGCTCACAGAGATCTTCATAGCCATAGCGCTTAACATGTTCGGCCAGCCACAGGAACTCCGATATTTGTTCATAGAAAAGCTGCTGATCAATAGTTGTAATTTTAGCCAGTGCTTCAGCAAAAATACCCCGAGCGTGATCATGCAAGTGCTGACGAGCATAGGTATCGCCAATTTGGATCAAGCTTTTTGCCGAATAATGGCTGCGCTCAATGGTTTCGAGCGCACGTTGTAGCACCACCAGCGTCTGCTTAATTTGCAAATTTTGCGCATAACTGGTCGCTAGGAGACACAGACTTTCTCGCTTTTTTTCATGCCCAATAATCAAATCAATCGCTTGCTCAGCCTTGGCAAAATCGGCTTCCTTACAATACCAAGCTGCTAGCGCAGTATATGCCGGATCGCAAGAAAACCCATTGGTAATCGTCGTGGTCAACTCGGCTGCAATTGCGATCTTATCATATTTGAGATAGATACAAACAAGTTCACTCCGAAAGTAATCCCTTCGAATCATCGGATGCAAGCTTTGAGCTTTGGCCAGATTCCCTCGATCAAGGTAGCCACGGATCACTGCCAATACAGCCGCCTTGATTTTTCCGCCTTGCCGTTGGGAGACAGCTCTATCAAGGTAGCCACGGATCACTGCCAATACAGCTGCGGGTTGAACAGCATCAGTTAAGCGCTTGCTCAAAGCTCGGGCGTAGGCCAAGAGCGCACGGGACTGGCGATAATTGCCAAGCCGCCAAGCAATCGTTGCGAGCACACTCTTAATTTCGACCACATGCTCTGCATCGGCAAATGGTAAGGTTTCGATTAACAGTTGCTGGGCCTTAGCAAATTCTCCAATCAACATAAGTGCTTGCGCCAATACCATGGCACTTTTAATGCGATATTGTGCTGTTTGAATCTGACCAACCATAATCCAAGCCTGATCAAAATCATGCTGTTTGATAGCGGTGTCGATCAAATAGGCAAGGGTTTTATCACGGCTGATATCCAATGTCAATGTCAATGTGATCGGATATGCAAAAGTGAACAAGCCATGGTCAGCATAGGTTCTTGCAACGCGGCACAATCCAAAATCACGCCCTTCGGGATTGCGGATACTCCGCGCCGTTTGCTCCATACGTTGGAGGATTTTCAAGCCTAGCTCAGGCTCAGCATACTGAATGACTCGCGACCATAACACGACTTGCCGTGTTCGAACGGAACAAATATCAATTTGGGCCAACGCTTCGGATAAACGGCCAACGGCTGCCAAAATCACAAACAGATCGTCGTGCCAATGATCGGCATGGGCAGTGAGGCTGGTGCGCAGCAGGCTATAACGCCACAAACGTGGCAACAATTCAAACTGCTGTTCGATGCTCTGACCAGCGGCAATTACGCTCTCGCGAGCACGATCCAAATCCAAGCCATACAAGCGCGTGCTTGGCTCAAAGCGCACTTTCTGCTCGCCATACTCGCCCGCATCGATCACTTGCCATAGTTCTTCCCAGTGTTCCGCCAAATGCAAATGGGTGATGAAATGCTGACGGCCATACCAGCGCCGTGCCTGTTCGAGCGATTCAGCACTATCCTGCCAAATCTGATCAAGCGCTGTGCCACACCATTGCGCCATCCGTCCATGCCACACTTGCAATTCTGGCTGGGTAAATTCGTGGTCGATCAGAAAATCGTGAAACAACAAATGACGCAGGGCCACACGTTGATCAGCGGCGGTGCTGACCCAATCGCCCATCAGGGGCAGTGCGTCGGCAATGGCATCAACGGGTTGTTCAATAATCGCCGCAAGCACGGCGGGCTGGAGCGGTTCTTGGGTCACCAACAACACCGCCAATACTGGGCGAATCAGCGGTTGCCATTGCTTCGGTGCCGTCTGTTCGATCCGCCCAAGGCTCAGGCGAAAGAGCTTGGTCGAGTCAGCGCTAGCCTGATCGAGCAAATCCAGCAATTCGGTTGCTGAAGGTTGGCGCATCAGCGTGGCTGCCAGTTCGACCAACAAGGCATTGCCCTTGACTGATTGGGCTAAACCGTACAACAATGCTGACTCAAACGTCGGCTGCACCTGCTGCCAACGGCGGATCGCATCAGCGGCGCTCAATGGTGGAACCTGATAAACGACCCCGTGTTCAAGCGCTAAACTGTCGATCGTCTCGTTGGGTCGCGAGCCAAGCACCATCACGATGCCAGGCGGCAGTTGCAACGGCAAAAAGCTAATATCGCGGGTTCCATCTACCTCAGGCTGCAATTGATCCAACCCATCGAGATAGATCGTTTCGCTGATGCCACGCGCCGAGAGTGTTTGTAATAGCTGGCCAAATTCGAGGCGCAAGGCCGGGTAGCTGTCGGCAGGAAAATAGTTGCTCGTTAGATTGTGTTTGAGCATGAGTTGAGCCACCACGCTCCGCAGCACGTCGAGTTGGTAGGCGCGGCCTGGGGTGAGCGCAATAAAATGTTGTGGGGTTTGGGCCAGCCCAGCATTCACAATTAGTTGGGCGATCAGGCTACTTTTGCCAGCCCCAGCCTCGCCCGTGACCAACACATAGCCACCTGTTGCACGGGTTTGGTCGATTAATGCTCGAATCGCGGCTTGTTCGGCTTCTCGGCCAACGAAGCCTGTGAGCCGCAGCTGCAACAAACGGGCGCTTTCACGCTGGTTGGCCGCTTCATGTAAAACTTGAGCGTTCATCGGTATTATCCTCTCTTCAATTCAATATATCGTGCCAGAGCACAAATTTATTTGATTATATGTTCGATCCACGAAGAACACGAAGGGCACGAAGGCTGATTTTTAGCCACGAATCGCCCGAAAAAGAAGCTGGCTATCCGAGATTCATTGGAAAAACCAATAGCCTAGAGCTGATAACCTAGAGCCATGCATCCTCTGCACCGCTGTATTAAATATCAGGGTTGGTTGTTGGAGAACGCGCTGGTAATCCAGCAGCATAATCACACCAATCTGTGCTCATCTGTGGCAAAAAACCTAGACTTCGCGCTCCTGGTGGTTTCAACTCTAGCTCCTGACCCCTAACAACTAATCCCCCATCTCTCAATTCGGCTAAAATATGGCTACCGCCTAGTATGGGAGCCTAGCCATGACCACCAGCAGCAAACAGCAAGCTTGGCAAATTGGTTTGATCATCGGTTTTTGGCCGATTGTGCTTTTTGCCCTGTTCAATGATTCGGCTTGGCTCTATGCCCGAGGCTTCAACGGCCAAATCATCAGCAACATCGCCGCACCGCTCTACTTTGGCTTGATGCTCTATCACTTGCGCCCCGAGCAACGCCTGATCGCCTTGGTGTTTGTGCCATTTTCGGCGCTGGGCGAATATGTATTTAGCCTGTTGCTTGAGCTTTACAGCTACAAGTTTGAGGCAATTCCGATCTATGTGCCGTTTGGCCATGCAATTTTGCTCAGCACAGGCTTGTTGATCAGCGAATTGGCTTGGGTCAAGCAGCGCGAACAACGTTTACGCTGGGGGTTATTGCTTGGCCATATCAGTTTGTTTATTGGCGCATTTTTGCTGTTCCATGATAGCCTGAGTTTGCTGTTTGGGCTGGGGTTCAGCCTGATTGTATTGCTCTATCGTGCTCAATTATTACATTTGATTATGGGCTTTTTAGTGCTCTATATCGAGCTATTGGGCACATGGCTCGGCTGTTGGCGCTGGGATCTCAACCCGCTCAATGGATTATTGCACACCACCAATCCCCCAGTTGGAGCGTTTGTCTGCTATGTGATTGCCGATATTATTGTGATTATGAGCTTGCGCTGGTTGCGCTGGATGCAGGGCTATCGCCGCAACCCACATGCCAAAGGCTCAGCCGCCTATTATCAACAAAAATTAGCCTTGACCCAACAAATTTATGCCGGAAAGGCTAGTGGTGAGTCAGCAACTAGCAATAATGATGGCTTTGGCAAAGGCTATGCTTTGGGTACAGTTGGCTTACGTTATGTCGAATTAAATCAATATTCAGCGGCAATTACCTGTTTTGAGCGTACCCGCCAACTAGCTCAAAGCCGCAACAATCTGGTGATTTTTCATTTGGCAGGCTGGCATCTAGGTCTGTTATTGCTTAAACAAGGCCAAGCGCACGAGGCAATGTTATTATTACAAGCGTATGTCAATTATCTTCAAGCAAATAATTCGGCTCAAGCTGAGCATTTTGCAGCACAACTTGCTCAAGCACAGCTTAATACAAGCGATAACTCACCTTCAATAATGTCTCGATAGTACTAGGATTGTTTGCTTCACTTAAACCAAGCAAGTCAGGCAAGTTTTGATTTAATTGACGTTTCAACCAAGCATGACCATCGCGAAATTCTGGCTCAAAAATCGTATTAAGGCTTGCAATAATTGTTTCAGCCGCTAGCATAAATTGATGAGCAAGCTGGTATTTAAGCAACCCAGCCGCGACACAGCCAAACCCGACCAAATTTTCAGCCAATCCACGTTGGTCATCAAGCACTAAAAAGCCATGAATACTTTGCTGAAACAAGCCATAGGCCTGATAAAAATCACCTGTTCGCAGTGCTAAAAAGCCCATAGCTACTTGCGATTGGGCAATTCCCAAACGATGATTAATCGTGCAACGAACCACAAATGCATCCCGATGATTGTTCCAGGCAGCCTTAAAATCGCCTAGCGCTGCGTAAGTATTACCTAAATGTGCCAGTGAGATGGCGATTCCGCGTTGGTGTCCAACTTGCCGTCGATAGATCAAGGCTTGTTCTAACAATTCACGGGTTCGTTGATAATCACCTGATACAAAGACAGCATTAGCCAAATTACTTAACGATTGAGCCATCCCACGGATAAAGCCCAGATCACGCCGAATTGTAAAAGCCTCGGTATACAAATGCTCAGCCGTTGTATAATCACCACGATCAAACGCAATAATTCCTAAATCATTCAGTGAACTTGCCACAGCAAAAAGATCGCCCGCCTCGCGACGAAGGGCTAAACTTTGCTCCAAAGCATGATAAGCCTCGGCATAACGCCGTTGATCGGACAGAATTACGCCCAATTGAAATAAAGCACGGGCCATTCCCAATGGATTGGCGAGTTGTCGCCAATGATCAAGACTTTGCTGCACATAGGCAAGGCCTTGATCATAATACCCTTGTTGCCATAAAATATTAGCAATATCAATTAAAACTTCGGCAACACCCTCAGCATTGCCTAGCTTCAAATAACTGGTTCGGGCTTGTTCCAACCACGTTAGGCCTTGCTCGAACTGACCAAGCTCGCCATAAATCTTGCCAATACTCCAACGCCCTTTAATCGCAGCATCGGCAACAGACGGTAAGGCTTGAATAATGCTTTGATACGCCTCAATCGCTGCTTGCGGCTTACCAACAATCTGAAGAATCTCACCAATTGGCAATAGGACTGTCCAATGCTCAGCTGCTGGTAATAAATTGAGGAGTTGACGATAGAACAATAAAGCAGCTTCATTGGCATAAGATTGTTGTGCCAGCTTAGCCGCCTTCCACAAATATTCAATTTTCTTGCGGTGATTGTCACTGCGCGTAAAGTGATAGCAAATCACATCGAGATAGCTTGGATCATCGGCATAGTGCTGCTCAAGAAAATGGCCAAATTGCTCATGCAAGGTTGATCGTGTAGCATAGGTTAAACTTTCATAGGTCACTTCATACGTTAACATATGCTTGAAAATATAAGCAATCTCTGGTTCAAAACTATGCTTAATTGTTAAATCCATCCGATCAAGTATTTCGAGATCAGTTTGAATTGCTTGATAATCACCAAGCTGTGGATAAACACCCCATAACCAATGGAGTTTAAATAACCGCCCGATAATGCTTGCAATTTTGATCGTCAATTGCTGGCGCTCATTGAGTTGATCAATTCTGCTTAAAATTAAGCTCGAAAGGCTGGCGGGCAGTTGTAGTTTGCTAATAACCGCTGCATCATTCAGATCCAAGCCTTGCGTATGGACATAATTAAGCAATTCTTCGAGATAAAAAGGATTACCCTCAGCTTGGTTGATTAAATGGGCAGCCAATGAGCTTGATATCTGTTGCTCACCAAGCCAATGCTGCATTTTATATGCAACCAATTGGCTTGCTTCGCCCTGATCAAATTCATGGAGCGTCACGCTACCCCAATATGATAATTGCGGTAAACGCTGACTAATCAACTCATTCTGAATCGTTGGACGATAGCCCAAAATGATGCAAATGGGCAAGTGTTCAATTACTTGGCTAATTGCCCACAACAAATCAGCCGAAAGTGGGTCGATCCAATGGCAATCTTCTAAAATTAAGATCAGCGGTTGCCGCATTGCCCGTAGCCGTAAAGCTTGGATTAAAACAGCCTCACGCGCCAATTTTTGCATTTGTGGCTCAAGCAATGCTGTCGTTTCGTTGGCAGGAATCGCCAAATTAAATATCGTTCCCAGCAATGGCAAGCGATTAAGGAGGCTTGGATCGATCAGCTCCAGTTGAAAATTTAAAACCCGAATCTGCGTTGCTAGATCCCAATTTGGTTCAATACAGAAAAAAGCTCGCCAAATTGCATTCCAAACCAAGTACGGGCTATTTTCGCCATAGGCCTCGCATTCCCCGCGATAAATATTCCAGTGCTCCGGATCAACTTGTTGGAGATAAGCATTGATCAAATGCGATTTGCCAATCCCTGCTTCGCCAACAATCGCCATAATCTGGCCATGGCCTGCGAAGGCTTGCCCTGTTACACTTAATAATGTTGCTAATTCACTAGCACGCCCGATTAATCGCAGATTACTTGCGACTTCAGGCAAACGGACTGATGCTTCCGCAGCCCGTTGTTGGAGCGCCATCAGTGCAATTGGTTGCGGCTTGCCTTTGAGCATAACCGCAGGTAAAGCTTGCCAATGAAACTGCGTCTGTGCATGGTTAGCCAACTCCAGGCTCACCAAAATCTGGTCAGGTTCAGCCTGCTCCATCAAGCGAGCAGCCACATTAATCGAGTCCCCAATCGTTGTATAATCTTGGCGAATAGTCGAACCTACTAGCCCACAATAAACCACTCCACTAGTTAGGCCTAAGGCCGATTGATAGCCTAATTGACTGGTTTGCTCACGCACAGCTAAAGCACAATCTAAAATCCGCAAAGGATCATCTTCATGGGCAATTGGCGCACCAAATAAGATCATACTTGTGATGCCTTTATCGCCAGCCGTTACATGGCTGATATACCCATCATACTGAGCACTAATTGCCGTGAGCATACTTGCCCATTCGCGCATGCTTGCAAGCCCCTGCGGTGGTTGTTCAATCCGTAGTTGTGCAAATAAGACATACACAAGCCGATGTTCGTTGATAAATGAGGCCTGATTATCAGATAAACGCTTGGCAATTAATGGATGGATAAACATTTCAGCTCTAGCAGGCAATTGGGCAGGTAACAAGCTAGGTTGAGTGATTGATGCTCCAGGTTGGCAGCTTTGGAGCCAATAATAATTATCGTGGGCTTGGACTTCGACATACGGCTGAACAGTATGCCACAGCTCAGCCGTTAAACCAATCGCCCCCTCTAGTGCTTGGTTTTCAACCAAACTACTTTCAATTAAAGGTTGTCCCACTAATAATGGCACTAAGCGTTGTTGTGGAAGACCAGCCATGCCACAGCTAAGCTCACCATGAGCTAACCCAATCTTCATCGTTAAACGAATAGCTGCAAACTCATTGAGTAACGTATTGGTCTGAAATTGGTTCATCGCTGTTTGAATTGCAAGGCTACAACGCAAAGCTTGCAGGGCAATCGGTATTTGCTGAGGAGTTTCATAGCAAAAAAGCGCAGTCAATGCATCACCACTAAAGCCCCAAATAACGCCACCAGCTGTCTGAATCAGCTCGATCATTGCTTCAAAGACTTGGTTTAGCACTAACGTTAACTGCTCGGTGCCACGAGCACCAAGATCACCAGCTTGATCACTTAATGCTGTAAAGCCCGCAATATCAGCGAACATAACAACCGCATGAAATTGCTGTTCAGCCAAAAGATCATTGGGAGATTCCGCCGTATTCAGGAGTTTAAGCAATGGTAGGGGAAGCAATGGCAATAATGATTGCATAGTAAAGCCCTAGTAGGATGATCATCGCTGTGTATAAGCATCCTAGCATACCTATACAAAAATAGCATCCCTAGATCTTGACCGTTATTCGGTCACCGCAGCATAGCGATGTTCTTCGCCCTCATGTTCTTGGGGAACTTGTTGCTCGCTCACATCGCAATTAAGCCCAATCGTTGCCCAACAATCAAGCAGATCATTGCTCATGTAGTGATGATGCAAATCAAGAAAGTTGAGGCAACGAATGGCTTGACTGGCGAATAAGGCTTCGGCTCCCACGTCGCTCAAGTTGCCCAACGAAAGATCAAGACAGCCGATCTGTTCAAGAATCGGGGCATTGACCAGCGCCTGAGCAAGATCATCGGCATATTCGCAATCACGCAACCCTAAAATTTCTAAATTTGGAAAACATTCAGCATCCAAAATTGGCTGCAAATCAGCAAGCGTCGAATCGCCGCCATAGTAATCGCTACCTAGCCATAGCTCCAAATGTTCAAGCGCTGGCAAATCAGCAGCAACAATCTCACGCACGACTTGGGCTGCTAAACCACCAGTCTGAATGACCAAGGCCTTGAGATTTTGGTGCTGAACTGCGTCAAAACTCAACTCCGAGCCACCGCGAATTACCAAATATTCAAGTTGCGGGAAGGCCGCCAAGACTGGGGCATAATCGCCTTGGGTAATCCACGAAATTTCCCATTCTTCGTAGGTAAAGTCGCCCACAAACAAGGCTTTGAGCAAGGGTAAGCGTTCGCGAGCATCGATAATCGTTTCTAACACGAAATCAATATCGCCAGGATCAACCGTGTCGTGCCACCAGCGCCCAAGCACCAAGCCTGTCGTTTTAGCTGGTTCATTGGTGGCGAGCCACGCATTAAAATAAGCTTCCCATGTTTGAGTGGTAGCCTTGACATCGTAATCATATTGCAAATGCAGCCGCACCGGATGCTCAATTGGTTCAAATTGTTCTTGTCCATCCCAGTTAGCCATGGTCGAGTCGCCGAAATAGCCAATCCAATCAAAAACCATACCTTACCTCTTTCTTTGCGCAACAAGCAATCTCACACGAACTACGCTAAGTATTCGCTGATCGCGATCTCGCGTTGTGCTTCATCCTCATTGTCTCCAACAAATTGTTGAACGCTAATCTCAACCGCCAGATCAATTGCTGCCCAGCAATCAAGCATATCATCGCTCATATAGTGATGATGCAACACAAGCATATCGAATTTGCGAATTGATGGACTCCCAAACAAGGCTTCGGCTCCAACATCACTCAAGTTACCCAGCGAAAGATCGAGGATTTTGATCCGCTCAAGAATCGGGGCATTGGCCAGCGCTTGAGCAAGGTCATCGGCATAGTCACAATTACGTAAGGCTAAAGTTATTAAATTCGGCAAGCCTATGCCATTCAA from Herpetosiphon gulosus encodes:
- a CDS encoding STM4015 family protein, whose translation is MVFDWIGYFGDSTMANWDGQEQFEPIEHPVRLHLQYDYDVKATTQTWEAYFNAWLATNEPAKTTGLVLGRWWHDTVDPGDIDFVLETIIDARERLPLLKALFVGDFTYEEWEISWITQGDYAPVLAAFPQLEYLVIRGGSELSFDAVQHQNLKALVIQTGGLAAQVVREIVAADLPALEHLELWLGSDYYGGDSTLADLQPILDAECFPNLEILGLRDCEYADDLAQALVNAPILEQIGCLDLSLGNLSDVGAEALFASQAIRCLNFLDLHHHYMSNDLLDCWATIGLNCDVSEQQVPQEHEGEEHRYAAVTE
- a CDS encoding ATP-binding protein, whose protein sequence is MNAQVLHEAANQRESARLLQLRLTGFVGREAEQAAIRALIDQTRATGGYVLVTGEAGAGKSSLIAQLIVNAGLAQTPQHFIALTPGRAYQLDVLRSVVAQLMLKHNLTSNYFPADSYPALRLEFGQLLQTLSARGISETIYLDGLDQLQPEVDGTRDISFLPLQLPPGIVMVLGSRPNETIDSLALEHGVVYQVPPLSAADAIRRWQQVQPTFESALLYGLAQSVKGNALLVELAATLMRQPSATELLDLLDQASADSTKLFRLSLGRIEQTAPKQWQPLIRPVLAVLLVTQEPLQPAVLAAIIEQPVDAIADALPLMGDWVSTAADQRVALRHLLFHDFLIDHEFTQPELQVWHGRMAQWCGTALDQIWQDSAESLEQARRWYGRQHFITHLHLAEHWEELWQVIDAGEYGEQKVRFEPSTRLYGLDLDRARESVIAAGQSIEQQFELLPRLWRYSLLRTSLTAHADHWHDDLFVILAAVGRLSEALAQIDICSVRTRQVVLWSRVIQYAEPELGLKILQRMEQTARSIRNPEGRDFGLCRVARTYADHGLFTFAYPITLTLTLDISRDKTLAYLIDTAIKQHDFDQAWIMVGQIQTAQYRIKSAMVLAQALMLIGEFAKAQQLLIETLPFADAEHVVEIKSVLATIAWRLGNYRQSRALLAYARALSKRLTDAVQPAAVLAVIRGYLDRAVSQRQGGKIKAAVLAVIRGYLDRGNLAKAQSLHPMIRRDYFRSELVCIYLKYDKIAIAAELTTTITNGFSCDPAYTALAAWYCKEADFAKAEQAIDLIIGHEKKRESLCLLATSYAQNLQIKQTLVVLQRALETIERSHYSAKSLIQIGDTYARQHLHDHARGIFAEALAKITTIDQQLFYEQISEFLWLAEHVKRYGYEDLCERVVQTALLIGQRATFEYSLLFEKATIYFNHGEINLVRQMVDASTEPQLAVQLLQMLLRQAIEQQNHSQAQTYVLEALTHVRKIENPRSRIRVLCELADTVLASEFQAQGQLMIAEASQLVPLLQTEIDQEIAIPILIKSYVAYAMLADALKFAQSITILELKNYSLEKISRSYAENGQIEQAYATLNLSRSRPEAYAWNLYEIIIKAHEYGLAMLAEGCYVEIIEVLRIITDPASVLEYLKDLAIAQISYGSNQYLPSLLDSIRTMRHPDLPVYRYVQVLCQIARAYIQQANYPDFADWLAYAHSIAQSPPNVTAYHYVAMEYLQHATDSDTEVFLADMLGLADGIAPSSYANKLFTVLANSCTSYGVRGHLDFLGKAYQFAMAISEPFQRAQALRIVANGFAKVDDRAMLEMIIAEISQLSPNRLSLDAIALTYAQRGDLAFAQTLIANDEVSEERDAALDYLIPALLQTDAVVAAYQISHGFTRLTKRIKFLHQIINYYVERQQIAESIQIIRAEWRNCATTADLWDLRTIVLPLDSTQPWLGMALLDSVPWVEQQVARLQ
- a CDS encoding tetratricopeptide repeat protein, with amino-acid sequence MQSLLPLLPLPLLKLLNTAESPNDLLAEQQFHAVVMFADIAGFTALSDQAGDLGARGTEQLTLVLNQVFEAMIELIQTAGGVIWGFSGDALTALFCYETPQQIPIALQALRCSLAIQTAMNQFQTNTLLNEFAAIRLTMKIGLAHGELSCGMAGLPQQRLVPLLVGQPLIESSLVENQALEGAIGLTAELWHTVQPYVEVQAHDNYYWLQSCQPGASITQPSLLPAQLPARAEMFIHPLIAKRLSDNQASFINEHRLVYVLFAQLRIEQPPQGLASMREWASMLTAISAQYDGYISHVTAGDKGITSMILFGAPIAHEDDPLRILDCALAVREQTSQLGYQSALGLTSGVVYCGLVGSTIRQDYTTIGDSINVAARLMEQAEPDQILVSLELANHAQTQFHWQALPAVMLKGKPQPIALMALQQRAAEASVRLPEVASNLRLIGRASELATLLSVTGQAFAGHGQIMAIVGEAGIGKSHLINAYLQQVDPEHWNIYRGECEAYGENSPYLVWNAIWRAFFCIEPNWDLATQIRVLNFQLELIDPSLLNRLPLLGTIFNLAIPANETTALLEPQMQKLAREAVLIQALRLRAMRQPLILILEDCHWIDPLSADLLWAISQVIEHLPICIILGYRPTIQNELISQRLPQLSYWGSVTLHEFDQGEASQLVAYKMQHWLGEQQISSSLAAHLINQAEGNPFYLEELLNYVHTQGLDLNDAAVISKLQLPASLSSLILSRIDQLNERQQLTIKIASIIGRLFKLHWLWGVYPQLGDYQAIQTDLEILDRMDLTIKHSFEPEIAYIFKHMLTYEVTYESLTYATRSTLHEQFGHFLEQHYADDPSYLDVICYHFTRSDNHRKKIEYLWKAAKLAQQSYANEAALLFYRQLLNLLPAAEHWTVLLPIGEILQIVGKPQAAIEAYQSIIQALPSVADAAIKGRWSIGKIYGELGQFEQGLTWLEQARTSYLKLGNAEGVAEVLIDIANILWQQGYYDQGLAYVQQSLDHWRQLANPLGMARALFQLGVILSDQRRYAEAYHALEQSLALRREAGDLFAVASSLNDLGIIAFDRGDYTTAEHLYTEAFTIRRDLGFIRGMAQSLSNLANAVFVSGDYQRTRELLEQALIYRRQVGHQRGIAISLAHLGNTYAALGDFKAAWNNHRDAFVVRCTINHRLGIAQSQVAMGFLALRTGDFYQAYGLFQQSIHGFLVLDDQRGLAENLVGFGCVAAGLLKYQLAHQFMLAAETIIASLNTIFEPEFRDGHAWLKRQLNQNLPDLLGLSEANNPSTIETLLKVSYRLY